In Cryptococcus gattii WM276 chromosome A, complete sequence, one genomic interval encodes:
- a CDS encoding Hypothetical Protein (Similar to TIGR gene model, INSD accession AAW41038.1): MWIHRYSPTTQFLLLLVLVPLSCWSLPPHLPKPQLPGKLVPFSKLHECPSLPSRAYPKAAKDVRPDDFRLVMALGDSITAGLLARGSRSSGTSSGPPPLGPQRTLLPSFDIQEYRGLSYPIGSDPGAITIPQILRHFSPSAEEILGSSKGKHPPVACLNGRGIKGCAERPEEDGLNAAVSGSVSAGLLRQVEDFILPRLESMEIKKGDWKFVNLGIGANDICSSCLSPNITDIDFGGSPKQFAKDIKHAVNALRKAVPNIIVNIIGIFRVSAIYKLTLKDPYCQPPLFPYPIPHLPLECSCALLPGPTGDWTRQKMDELGEAYDEAVLEIVKEWEKEDDEHFGAIWQPGTAFDLPNYPITALSPIDCFHPSEASHQRMAAGIWNRLTLNLEGKYLPISWDDEVLVRCLEEDDRVSVGMFSSLF, from the exons ATGTGGATTCACAGATATTCGCCAACCACTCAGTTTCTCCTGCTACTCGTGCTTGTCCCGCTAAGCTGCTGGTCTTTGCCGCCGCATCTACCCAAACCTCAGCTGCCTGGCAAGCTTGTGCCATTTTCAAAGTTGCATGAATGtccctctctcccttcGAGAGCCTATCCGAAAGCTGCCAAGGACGT TCGCCCAGATGATTTCAGACTCGTAATGGCTTTGGGAGACAGCATAACAGCTGGTCTCCTTGCACGCGGATCTCGATCATCTGGTACATCTTCTGGTCCTCCACCCTTGGGCCCACAGAGAACCTTGCTCCCTTCCTTTGATATCCAAGAATACCGCGGACTCTCTTATCCAATTGGTTCTGATCCAGGGGCCATAACAATTCCTCAGATTCTTCGGCACTTTTCTCCATCTGCTGAGGAAATACTCGGAAGCTCAAAAGGGAAGCATCCTCCAGTAGCTTGTTTGAATGGGCGCGGTATAAAAGGATGTGCAGAGAGACcggaagaagatggattgAATGCCGCTGTTTCAGGAAGCGTCAGTGCCGGTTTATTGCGACAGGTAGAAG ATTTCATTCTGCCTAGACTGGAGAGCATGGAAATTAAAAAAGGAGACTGGAAGTTTGTTAATCTGGGTATAGGAGCGAATGACATC TGTTCTTCCTGTCTATCTC CAAATATTACTGACATTGACTTCGGTGGTTCACCGAAACAATTTGCGAAAGACATCAAGCATGCTGTTAACGCATTACGCAAGGCCGTCC CCAATATTATAGTTAATATTA TCGGCATCTTCCGTGTATCAGCGATATACAAACTTACCCTCAAAGACCCTTATTGCCAGCCGCCACTCTTCCCATATCCTATCCCTCATTTACCCCTTGAATGTTCCTGTGCACTCTTACCAGGGCCAACTGGGGATTGGACCAGACAAAAGATGGACGAATTAGGAGAGGCCTACGATGAGGCTGTCTTGGAAATTGTCAAGGAGTgggagaaagaggatgaCGAGCATTTCGGAGCCATCTG GCAACCTGGGACAGCCTTCGATCTCCCAAACTATCCCATAACTGCTCTCTCCCCTATTGACTGCTTCCATCCGTCCGAAGCATCTCATCAGAGGATGGCTGCTGGAATATGGAACAGGCTTACTCTCAATCTT GAGGGAAAATACTTACCAATCAGCTGGGATGATGAAGTCTTGGTACGATGCcttgaagaggatgatCGAGTATCTGTTGGAATGTTTTCTTCATTATTTTAA
- a CDS encoding acetyl-CoA C-acyltransferase, putative (Similar to TIGR gene model, INSD accession AAW41040.1) encodes MTSAIQNITNSIPSLGRARLLINSSDDVVIVSAVRTPIAKAKKGGFKDCCPEDLLAAVFTEAVKRGKVSPSQIQDVAVGNVLPPGGGANVARMAQLYAGIPYTTPINTVNRQCSSGLTAVVQIANEIKAGEIDIGIGAGVEHMTAHYGAGVLPEKMSEEVLSNPEAADCLTPMGITSENVAKQYNISRDVQDTFAANSFGKAAAAQKAGKFKEEIVPVKVRWTDPKTNEEKEIIVDSDEGIREGVTAESLAKLKPAFAKDGSTHAGNASQVSDGAAAVILARRSVAQKLGLPILGKFVISAVVGVPPKLMGIGPAFAIPKVLEKAGISKDDVDFFEINEAFASQAVMSIQHLHIPFEIVNPVGGAIAIGHPLGCTGARQIATAFSEAKREKKKIFVTSMCIGSGMGMAAVFVNEQ; translated from the exons ATGACTTCTGCTATCCAGAACATCACAAACTCTATTCCCTCTCTCGGTAGAGCGAGGCTTTTGATTAACTCTTCCGACGACGTTGTCATTGTCAGCGCTGTCAGAACCCCTATCGCCAAG GCAAAGAAGGGAGGTTTCAAAGATTGCTGTCCTGAAGACCTGCTCGCCGCCGTCTTTACTGAAGCGGTGAAACGAGGTAAAGTCAGCCCATCACAAATTCA AGACGTTGCTGTGGGAAATGTGCTGCCCCCTGGCGGAGGCGCTAATGTAGCTAGAATGGCACAGCTATACGCAGGGATCCCCTACAC CACTCCCATCAATACCGTTAACAGACAATGTTCGTCAGGTTTGACAGCTGTTGTTCAA ATTGCCAACGAAATCAAGGCTGGAGAGATTGACATTGGTATCG GCGCCGGTGTTGAACACATGACCGCCCACTACGGTGCTGGCGTTCTCCCTGAGAAGATGTCTGAAGAAGTTCTCTCCAACCCAGAGGCAGCAGACTGCCTCACTCCCATGGGCATTACTTCTGAGAATGTTGCTAAGCAATATAACATTTCCCGAGACGTACAGGATACCTTTGCTGCCAACAGTTTTGGCAAGGCTGCTGCGGCTCAGAAAGCTGGTAAATTCAAGGAAGAAATTGTCCCCGTCAAG GTGCGATGGACTGATCCTAAGACCAACgaggaaaaagaaatcATTGTCGACTCTGATGAAGGCATCCGAGAAGGCGTGACCGCAGAGTCTCTTGCCAAGCTCAAACCTGCATTCGCCAAGGATGGCAGTACTCATGCCGGCAATGCGTCTCAGGTGTCCGACGGCGCAGCTGCTGTCATTCTTGCCAGGCGTTCGGTCGCTCAAAAGTTGGGATTGCCAATTTTGGGCAAGTTTGTCATCTCTGCCGTTGTTGGTGTACCTCCTAAACTCATGGG TATTGGCCCCGCGTTTGCTATCCCCAAGGTTCTTGAGAAGGCTGGCATATCCAAGGATGATGTGGACTTTTTTGAGATTAACGAG GCCTTCGCATCTCAAGCGGTGATGTCCATCCAACATCTTCATATCCCTTTCGAAATTGTCAATCCTGTAGGTGGTGCCATCGCTATTGGTCACCCCTTGGGCTGCACTGGCGCTAGACAAATCGCCACAGCATTTTCTGAGGCCAAACgtgaaaagaagaagattttTGTGACGAGCATGTGTATTGGGAGCGGTATG GGTATGGCTGCTGTCTTTGTTAATGAGCAATAA
- a CDS encoding Hypothetical Protein (Similar to TIGR gene model, INSD accession AAW41042.1), which yields MASICAACSRNLLSRPTIPSSSRLPTSLPRLPPPRQFSTLLAPCFKRRESRLDAKSYRLATTSAFNSSRSGLPDLPPVPSRPNIKVSAPSLAAIREEGFYDDDVKLLPPEEAFLNITPEAIQQLTRITSREPIEVLSQGKLALRVGVESGGCHGYQYTMDLTEERGVDDYVLQPEGVACIPVVIDLTSFGLLKGATLHHATELIGSSFRLQDNPQAKEGGACGCGVSWEAK from the exons ATGGCCTCCATTTGTGCCGCTTGCTCCCGCAACCTCCTTTCCCGCCCAACCAtcccttcatcctctcGCCTTCCAACTTCCCTGCCACGCCTTCCTCCGCCTCGACAGTTCTCTACCCTTCTCGCTCCCTGTTTTAAGCGTCGAGAATCTCGCCTCGACGCAAAGTCTTACCGCTTAGCTACTACATCGGCTTTTAATTCTTCTCGTTCTGGTTTACCGGATTTGCCACCTGTCCCTTCAAGACCTAATATCAAAGTTTCTGCGCCGTCGTTGGCAGCCATCAGAGAGGAGGGATTTTATGACGATGATGTCAAGTTGTTGCCGCCAGAAGAGGCATTTTTGAACATTACTCCAGAGGCTATTCAA CAATTGACCAGGATCACTTCACGTGAACCTATAGAGGTCCTGAGTCAAGGTAAGCTTGCGCTGAGAGTGGGGGTAGAAAGTGGTGGGTGTCATGGGTATCAGTATACTATGGACTTGACAGAAGAGAGAGGTGTCGATGACTA CGTCCTACAGCCTGAAGGTGTGGCATGTATACCAGTTGTCATCGACCTCACATCATTCGGTCTTCTCAAAG GTGCCACACTTCACCACGCCACCGAGCTCATTGGATCTTCCTTCAGGCTACAAGACAACCCGCAAGCTAAAGAAGGCGGTGCTTGCGGTTGTGGTGTAAGCTGGGAGGCCAAGTAA
- a CDS encoding uncharacterized protein (Similar to SGTC gene model, INSD accession EAL23338.1), with product MSNSLNSGGRGIDGSPSDGTEAMQRATRLAALKYIQGDQPEQVTAYYLRDHHLQKTLSVISQAPVSIHSFSERVRTLNFMDSESVIHTLGYKRGEPKLTDYRDWDPSRVSLYSKTLQEQAELLCRGREYVQDILEGSATDRLQVLLEDMNTHLEETKKHKNIKWSDATCTHLDVIRRSYNLIQSHLTVNQMLPEIATKMYNDLCSLHSGASKPLTGKNKTRSRPWTDALSELRFAVSNLRSSAWNIDPDILIDIEQKADGFFTELTDRQEGPIREGHMAALTKRDLDDPTYGPPPQRFRLTRLNELESYMEAKRAEVTQMMANVDMGWKDISGSNFKWSEVTTPTVSRQSESLFVSDPVNKVKVLTFCQYGCSHQDHLLECTIPSIPSNVDYTPDLSALKPIPQVALNCLSALQQDIGSYADTLLSKQPRSKMVPSQKAKYDTAISSAMEEIVERSRTKWEEMTAQLNDSTVAPDGLDSVLMSRAASNYFTLRALLARHNEPPATNKKESRASATSVQKDREEAKKWEKNVEEWHASRRTSETIDVSNDDKTSQQLDKVATQIEAATVSGKLI from the exons ATGTCGAACTCCTTAAACTCCGGAGGTAGAGGAATTGATGGGTCACCATCGGACGGAACAGAGGCCATGCAGAGGGCTACGAGACTCGCCGCACTCAAGTACATTCAAGGTGATCAACCCGAACAGGTTACAGCGTATTATCTTCGAGACCACCATCTTCAAAAAACGCTCTCAGTAATTTCACAAGCCCCTGTCAGCATTCATTCATTCAGCGAGAGAGTTAGAACACTCAACTTTATGGACAGCGAATCTGTGATCCATACCCTGGGCTATAAGCGAGGTGAACCGAAGTTGACAGATTACCGAGATTGGGACCCTTCTCGGGTTTCACTGTACTCCAAGACCCTTCAGGAACAGGCTGAACTGCTTTGTCGAGGAAGAGAGTATGTCCAAGACATCCTGGAAGGCAGTGCTACGGATAGATTGCAAGTGCTGCTTGAAGACATGAATACCCACCTGGAAGAGACAAAGAAACACAAGAACATAAAGTGGAGCGATGCCACCTGCACACATCTCGACGTTATTCGCCGATCATATAATCTTATCCAGTCACACTTGACAGTCAATCAAATGTTACCTGAAATAGCGACCAAGATGTACAATGATCTTTGTAGCCTGCATAGTGGAGCTTCTAAGCCGCTGACCGGCAAAAATAAAACCAGAAGCAGACCTTGGACGGACGCACTGTCAGAATTGCGATTCGCTGTCAGCAACTTGCGGTCCTCGGCTTGGAATATAGACCCCGACATACTCATTGACATAGAACAAAAAGCTGATGGATTCTTCACCGAGTTAACAGACAGACAGGAAGGACCAATCAGAGAAGGTCATATGGCTGCATTGACGAAGAGAGACCTCGACGACCCCACGTATGGACCGCCACCCCAGCGTTTTAGGTTGACCCGGCTGAATGAATTAGAAAGCTATATGGAGGCGAAACGTGCTGAAGTCACCCAAATGATGGCTAACGTCGACATGGGTTGGAAGGATATTTCCGGCTCGAATTTCAAATGGAGTGAAGTCACGACCCCTACTGTATCTCGACAGAGTGAGAGTCTTTTCGTTAGTGATCCTGTCAATAAGGTCAAAGTACTGACTTTCTGTCAAT ATGGCTGTAGTCATCAAGACCATCTGCTTGAGTGTACGATTCCTTCCATTCCCTCCAACGTTGATTATACGCCCGATTTATCTGCACTCAAACCTATACCTCAAGTGGCTCTCAACTGTCTTTCGGCCCTACAACAGGACATCGGCTCCTACGCGGACACACTGCTTTCCAAACAGCCTCGAAGTAAAATGGTACCTTCTCAAAAGGCTAAGTACGATACTGCCATTTCATCAGCAATGGAGGAGATTGTCGAGCGATCCAGGACTAAGTGGGAAGAGATGACCGCACAGCTGAATGATTCCACTGTTGCTCCAGACGGCTTGGACAGTGTTCTCATGTCTCGGGCAGCGTCTAATTACTTCACCCTCAGAGCCCTCCTTGCAAGACATAATGAACCACCCGCCACTAATAAAAAGGAAAGCAGAGCTTCGGCGACATCTGTTCAGAAGGACAGAGAGGAGGCTAAGAAATGGGAAAAGAATGTTGAGGAATGGCATGCTTCCAGGAGGACAAGCGAAACTATTGATGTCAGCAATGACGATAAGACATCACAACAGCTCGATAAGG TGGCGACACAGATAGAAGCAGCCACAGTCTCTGGTAAGTTGATATAA
- a CDS encoding uncharacterized protein (Similar to TIGR gene model, INSD accession AAW41351.1) → MNPPMDPALQQQMMVVNGAQRVPFEQQTMSDENRAYLEQQVRLQQQQQQQQQQQQQQQQQQQQQQQQQQQQQQQQQQQQQGREVKAATQRSLGVTTQQAPRHMMPHPQMVQSLQAQGIRQVLTPQGGVVWLDAQNRQVQINQPWQNDPRQQQQQQQQIGQGQMQALYQQQQQQQHLQQQQLLQQMQQQQVQQQQQQQVQQQQQMMPPQQQAQLQHLQRQQALAQQAAQTQQRASLPPSARPPPASLPTPSLLQVPPPPPMKRPVHDMSRSASPMPHHMRMQQSQQSQAQATQMQPSLSALPVTGSSPALLPLRGPTIPVSMSDSHIAQNLPQQVGQSRSGLQALPQIPPEPPMRWSKTLILSSQNRLERWKQKTAKLETMLADAKLGLAEMEKEAKEGKKRAEERSHDPQGMFDKEILTYLKRAGYSNAVQALEGDMKDAGRNVEGKPGSPSGSSPKTQSPRDVKISSTPAGQRVSATVKDDPQGSDSIFGREAGDEKMELDKNGEDRGETKDLGELFTWWMLYQDTRTLLAQKPHLFQPPTSLTSSHSANPPAARNVAFPSMTARTMPQANGIKQDETQLRLQQAEEMKQAQQAQIAAQQESVRRQLAMQQGQNQHPHQQQQNQEQRHIVMINNQPHTLTQDEVHRLIQQQQYMAQQNQAQQQQQQSQQQQGQMFTMPNGHITSQNPGMHQQTQQQRIQFESPLQKRKRGSEDAQMGGKFSKVGAPTPEDHRRQAVELSRSVSAQMTPQQSQMNEISQSPASQTSQDPTRHHNLAEAQRVYAATQAAYARQQVERTSVANSPANFSIGVSPVQLGTPSIGNDQSPAVAHEADGNSNVSGNTVDRAPTPASAKAKKKPARITVDTEVGEAADLHAPQSGAASATSKRKTPSTGKRPLKSATVEKPGKGKTKTKAAKSPYAVQPTGDALRSEEEEPAQTPSGQVGQTPGSTQSIVYPLPAQTPSQEQPTPAPPGETEQGHLESQAGLPPPPTQIPGQTQTQASQNQNTGFEAPFEFDDSNELFKMLDFNDGDGGGFDNEVFNFEGFAFPSVGEGQEDWQAIDSSR, encoded by the exons ATGAACCCGCCCATGGATCCAGCCCTTCAGCAACAAATGATGGTTGTCAATGGTGCCCAACGGGTTCCATTTGAGCAACAGACCATGTCGGATGAGAATCGGGCATACCTGGAGCAGCAAGTGAGGttgcagcagcagcagcagcaacaacaacagcagcagcaacagcagcagcaacagcaacaacaacaacaacaacagcaacaacaacaacagcaacagcagcagcagcagcagcaaggCCGGGAGGTGAAAGCAGCAACTCAGCGATCCCTTGGTGTTACCACGCAACAGGCGCCTAGACATATGATGCCGCATCCGCAAATGGTGCAGAGTCTCCAGGCTCAGGGAATCAGACAGGTATTGACACCCCAGGGGGGAGTGGTCTGGCTAGACGCGCAAAATAGACAGGTACAAATCAATCAGCCATGGCAGAACGACCCtcggcagcagcagcagcagcaacagcaaaTAGGCCAAGGCCAGATGCAGGCCTTGTAtcagcagcaacagcagcagcagcacttgcaacagcagcaacTTTTACAGCAGatgcagcagcagcaggttcagcagcagcaacagcaacaagtccagcagcaacagcagaTGATGCCGCCTCAGCAGCAAGCTCAACTGCAACACCTGCAACGTCAGCAAGCTTTAGCTCAGCAGGCAGCTCAGACCCAGCAACGTGCATCCTTGCCCCCTTCTGCTCGTCCGCCTCCCGCTAGCCTTCCTACACCCAGCCTGTTACAAGTCCCACCGCCACCGCCTATGAAACGTCCGGTGCACGATATGTCAAGAAGTGCTTCGCCTATGCCACACCATATGAGGATGCAACAGTCCCaacagtcgcaagctcAAGCTACGCAGATGCAGCCAAGTTTATCCGCACTACCTGTCACTGGCAGCTCCCCCGCTTTACTGCCCCTAAGAGGCCCTACCATCCCAGTTTCCATGTCTGATTCCCACATCGCTCAAAACCTTCCTCAACAAGTCGGACAGTCTCGAAGTGGACTGCAAGCCCTACCACAAATACCGCCTGAGCCGCCTATGCGATGGTCAAAGACCTTGATACTGTCTTCACAAAACCGACTTGAAAGATGGAAACAAAAGACAGCCAAGCTGGAAACTATGCTTGCCGATGCAAAGCTAGGACTTGCagagatggaaaaggaagCAAAGGAGGGGAAGAAACGTGCGGAAGAACGGTCACATGATCCGCAAGGCATGTTTGACAAGGAGATTTTGACATATCTGAAAAGAGCTGGATACTCCAATGCCGTGCAGGCACTTGAAGGTGATATGAAAGATGCGGGGAGAAATGTTGAGGGGAAGCCTGGGTCTCCAAGCGGCTCGTCACCGAAAACCCAGTCACCCAGGGACGTCAAAATTAGCTCTACTCCTGCCGGCCAGCGTGTGTCAGCTACGGTCAAGGATGACCCGCAAGGATCCGATTCTATTTTTGGTAGGGAAGCAGGCGATGAAAAAATGGAACTAGATaaaaatggagaagataGAGGTGAAACAAAGGACTTGGGAGAACTGTTCACA TGGTGGATGCTTTATCAAGATACTAGAACGCTTTTGGCTCAGAAACCTCACCTCTTTCAGCCGCCTACCTCTTTAACATCTTCTCATTCCGCAAATCCCCCTGCTGCCAGGAATGTGGCCTTTCCATCGATGACCGCTCGCACAATGCCTCAAGCCAACGGGATCAAGCAAGACGAGACTCAGCTCAGATTACAGCAGGCTGAAGAAATGAAGCAGGCGCAGCAAGCTCAAATTGCCGCTCAACAAGAATCTGTGAGACGTCAGTTGGCAATGCAACAAGGACAAAACCAGCATCCAcatcaacaacaacaaaacCAGGAACAAAGGCATATAGTTATGATTAATAACCAGCCGCATACACTTACCCAAGATGAGGTACATAGATTGATacagcaacaacaataCATGGCCCAGCAAAATCAAGCtcaacagcagcagcagcaaagTCAGCAACAACAAGGTCAAATGTTTACGATGCCCAATGGTCATATAACCTCGCAGAACCCTGGTATGCATCAGCAAACTCAGCAACAGAGAATACAGTTCGAATCCCCGTTGCAGAAAAGGAAACGAGGAAGTGAAGATGCTCAGATGGGTGGCAAGTTTTCCAAAGTCGGTGCACCAA CACCCGAAGACCATAGACGGCAAGCTGTAGAACTTTCCAGAAGCGTCTCAGCCCAAATGACCCCTCAACAGAGCCAGATGAACGAAATCTCACAA TCTCCTGCATCCCAAACATCTCAAGATCCCACTCGACACCATAATCTTGCTGAGGCTCAAAGGGTATATGCAGCTACTCAAGCTGCCTATGCCCGCCAGCAAGTGGAGCGTACCAGCGTAGCCAACTCACCGGCCAACTTTAGTATAGGCGTGTCTCCTGTCCAGTTGGGAACTCCATCGATAGGTAATGATCAATCGCCGGCTGTTGCTCATGAGGCAGATGGGAACTCGAACGTCAGTGGTAATACTGTCGATCGCGCACCAACACCTGCCAGCGCAAAGGCTAAAAAGAAGCCAGCCCGAATCACCGTCGATACCGAAGTTGGGGAGGCTGCGGATCTTCACGCGCCTCAATCTGGTGCCGCTTCAGCCACAAGCAAGCGCAAAACTCCTAGCACAGGCAAACGTCCGTTGAAATCCGCGACCGTGGAAAAGCCGGGCAAAGGCAAGACAAAG ACAAAGGCAGCTAAAAGCCCCTATGCGGTTCAGCCCACTGGAGATGCATTACGGtctgaagaggaggaaCCGGCGCAAACCCCGTCGGGGCAGGTTGGCCAGACTCCTGGTTCGACCCAAAGTATTGTATATCCCCTTCCCGCACAGACTCCTAGCCAGGAGCAACCGACCCCTGCACCCCCAGGGGAGACCGAACAAGGTCACCTTGAATCACAAGCTGGCCTGCCTCCACCGCCAACACAAATACCAGGTCAAACGCAAACACAAGCATCTCAAAATCAGAACACAGGTTTTGAAGCGCCATTCGAGTTTGATGACTCCAACGAGCTTTTCAAGATGCTTGACTTCAACGACGGAGATGGAGGCGGGTTTGACAACGAGGTTTTCAATTTTGAA GGATTTGCTTTTCCTAGCGTTGGAGAGGGTCAAGAGGACTGGCAAGCCATCGATAGCTCTAGATAA